The Coregonus clupeaformis isolate EN_2021a chromosome 20, ASM2061545v1, whole genome shotgun sequence genome contains a region encoding:
- the si:dkey-93h22.7 gene encoding LOW QUALITY PROTEIN: Fc receptor-like protein 5 (The sequence of the model RefSeq protein was modified relative to this genomic sequence to represent the inferred CDS: deleted 1 base in 1 codon): MTTFRTTVVVLLGFYTLCQETRASVLGRPLLYGPSTALEKTVEYFQCEVLHYPKEEAILYQLFREGDRSKTLAFHSALSGEMANFPLFITASYEGYLVCVASVQNNTAIQPTVSQRHYLRVVVPVNGAEVVVQSGSVEFYEGKPLSLRCNITKGNHVSYHWLVDGKPLPLSPLHYQAQEQLFFYRMIPQDSGVYTCVATNQLNLTNVYSSRSIAQVIKVKELVSEPDLFFSVLKEGDGTYFALVTCQSLKGTPPITFSLYNRSEFVTTETVDERFAMFTIPVVLDLHMGFLQCQAENGDRVVYSQLTAMHIVPVGGAVTMHYDTDVGENFSIVGLRFYCSVERGTLPWYRWFLNGTVLEGHGDFYWVENQPEQSILLLSVGWSSAGTYHCEVTDSFNGTTVISSRERYIDREVLNHLPTAVVAVVFGCFLFLVTLVTACCFIGLLYRKIQYYVEKSTLDLRLGLEMHNIMVSGDDEEFLGRCIMVAEGDNEVDEEEYMEDEGVVRAARIVDSDQGEVDSTDEWLQLQQEL; the protein is encoded by the exons ATGACTACTTTCAGAACAACAGTAGTAGTTTTACTGG GTTTCTACACCTTGTGCCAGGAGACAA GAGCCTCAGTCCTTGGCAGACCGTTGCTGTACGGCCCCTCAACAGCCCTAGAGAAGACTGTAGAATACTTCCAGTGTGAAGTGCTGCATTACCCTAAAGAAGAGGCCATCCTCTACCAGCTATTCAG GGAAGGTGACCGGTCCAAGACCTTAGCGTTCCACAGTGCTCTGTCTGGTGAGATGGCCAATTTCCCTCTGTTCATCACTGCTTCCTACGAGGGCTACCTGGTGTGTGTGGCCAGCGTCCAGAACAACACAGCAATACAACCCACCGTCAGCCAAAGACACTACCTCAGAGTAGTCG TACCAGTGAATGGTGCGGAGGTTGTAGTCCAGTCAGGGTCTGTGGAGTTCTACGAAGGGAAGCCGCTGTCTCTACGCTGTAACATCACCAAAGGGAACCATGTCTCCTACCATTGGCTGGTGGATGGGaagcccctccccctgtctcctttACACTATCAGGCACAGGAACAACTCTTCTTCTACAG GATGATTCCCCAGGACAGTGGGGTGTACACCTGTGTTGCTACCAACCAACTCAACCTTACCAATGTCTACTCCTCCAGGAGCATCGCCCAGGTCAtcaaggtcaaag agCTCGTGTCTGAACCAGACCTCTTCTTCTCGGTACTGAAGGAAGGAGACGGAACCTACTTTGCCCTCGTCACCTGTCAATCACTCAAGGGGACTCCGCCCATCACCTTCTCCCTCTACAACAGGTCAGAGTTCGTCACCACGGAGACAGTTGACGAGCGATTTGCCATGTTCACTATTCCAGTGGTTCTAGATCTCCACATGGGCTTTCTACAGTGTCAGGCGGAGAATGGAGACCGGGTGGTGTACAGTCAGTTGACGGCCATGCACATTg TTCCAGTAGGTGGCGCTGTGACGATGCACTACGACACCGACGTGGGAGAGAACTTCTCCATTGTGGGCCTGAGGTTTTACTGTTCTGTGGAGAGGGGAACCTTGCCCTGGTACCGCTGGTTCCTCAACGGAACTGTTCTAGAAGGCCATGGAGACTTCTACTGGGTTGAGAACCAGCCGGAGCAATCCATTTTGTTGTTGTCTGTGGGGTGGAGCAGTGCTGGAACGTACCATTGTGAGGTGACCGACAGCTTTAATGGCACTACGGTGATCAGCAGT AGGGAGAGGTACATCGATAGAGAAG TGTTGAACCACCTCCCTACCGCGGTGGTGGCTGTTGTGTTTGGCTGTTTCCTCTTCCTGGTTACCTTGGTGACCGCCTGTTGTTTCATTGGACTGCTGTACC GGAAAATACAGTATTATGTCGAAAAGTCCAC GTTGGATCTCAGGTTGGGTCTGGAGATGCACAACATAATGGTGTCTGGTGATGATGAAGAGTTCCTGGGTCGCTGCATTATGGTGGCCGAGGGTGATAACGAagtg GATGAAGAGGAATACATGGAGGATGAGGGAGTGGTGAGAGCAGCCAGAATCGTTGACTCAGATCAG GGGGAAGTAGATTCGACAGACGAGTGGCTGCAGCTTCAACAGGAACTGTAg
- the LOC121534289 gene encoding Fc receptor-like protein 5 isoform X1 has translation MKNKQELCLLPVLVVACLVSIMGGSPLSSPILIGPDKAYLNSKVVFQCRSPGSPPPITYELLKDGNHLVATSNDLQDDQSATFSLKISVTSEGSYHCRVTAGGNTGLSGTVLLQVVIPVSGTMVTSDPNPPILYEGSRLVLSCDVTRGSHLSYTWFYNRQEVTSSPTSPLTPLLLWPVGNTLVVERVTAKHAGNYSCMAGTRIKANSRFSSSGEVTVRVKAYLSVPQISFTISKEGSSYRGNVTCRSSRGTPPVTFYFFLDDKEMGSDVAMESLVAWFPVAIVPGRDMGMVQCRVESDAQRLTSKPLTLEVVPVGGSPKVDVEYLYRADSKMAAARLQCLLSLGTFPFFSWSLNGSILLHPSEGVSSHPSHALADEGRTLLLTEITLEDTGYYRCRARNSYDVTSAWVESEPVLVQVTDVSMTTIEVIAIVFCCFLMLTLAGGVACVMRMLDRQRGIVASSEQRGRERAANERRFSEHFCIIPDPLPLTDITTRPLRSQYN, from the exons ATGAAGAACAAACAAGAATTATGTTTATTGCCTGTTttag TTGTGGCCTGTCTGGTGTCCATAATGG GTGGTTCACCTCTCTCTAGCCCTATTCTGATTGGTCCAGACAAGGCCTACCTGAACTCCAAGGTAGTGTTCCAATGTAGGTCACCTGGGTCTCCTCCACCAATCACATACGAGCTCCTGAAGGACGGCAACCACCTGGTCGCCACGAGCAACGACCTCCAAGACGACCAATCGGCCACGTTCTCCCTGAAGATCTCTGTGACGTCAGAAGGATCGTACCACTGCAGGGTGACGGCAGGGGGAAACACGGGCCTCAGTGGAACGGTCCTCCTGCAAGTAGTGA TCCCCGTCTCAGGCACCATGGTGACCTCTGACCCTAATCCCCCCATTCTCTATGAGGGGTCACGGCTCGTCCTCAGCTGTGATGTCACCAGGGGCTCCCACCTCTCCTACACCTGGttctacaacagacaggaagtgacatcatctCCAACCTCACCTTTGACCCCGCTTCTGCTCTGGCCGGTGGGTAACACGCTGGTGGTGGAGAGGGTCACAGCAAAGCATGCTGGGAATTATTCGTGCATGGCCGGGACCAGGATAAAGGCCAACAGCAGGTTCTCCAGCAGCGGAGAGGTCACAGTCAGGGTCAAAG cctaCCTCTCCGTACCCCAAATATCCTTCACCATCTCCAAAGAGGGTTCGAGTTACCGCGGCAATGTGACCTGCAGGTCATCAAGGGGAACCCCTCCCGTGACCTTCTACTTCTTCCTTGATGACAAGGAGATGGGTTCCGACGTGGCAATGGAGTCGCTGGTTGCCTGGTTCCCCGTTGCCATCGTTCCCGGGCGTGACATGGGCATGGTGCAGTGTAGAGTGGAGAGTGATGCACAGAGACTGACCAGCAAACCTCTGACTCTGGAAGTGG tcccAGTAGGAGGCTCACCGAAGGTGGATGTGGAGTACCTCTACAGGGCTGATTCCAAGATGGCCGCTGCTCGTCTCCAATGCCTCCTGAGCCTCGGGACCTTCCCCTTCTTCTCCTGGTCCCTCAACGGCTCCATCCTCCTTCACCCCTCCGAGGGagtctcctctcacccctctcacgCCCTGGCAGACGAAGGGCGCACCCTCCTCCTCACCGAGATCACCCTAGAGGACACTGGGTATTATCGGTGCAGGGCGAGGAACAGTTATGACGTAACGTCCGCCTGGGTGGAAAGCGAACCTGTTCTTGTGCAGGTCACAG ATGTTTCCATGACAACCATAGAGGTCATCGCCATAGTGTTTTGCTGTTTCCTCATGCTGACCCTGGCCGGGGGCGTGGCCTGTGTGATGAGGATGCTCGACCGCcaacgag GCATTGTTGCAAGCAgcgagcagagagggagagagagagcggcaaa TGAAAGACGATTCAGCGAACATTTCTGCATCATCCCAGATCCACTTCCACTGACTGACATCACTACCAG ACCCTTGAGATCACAATATAACTGA
- the LOC121534289 gene encoding Fc receptor-like protein 5 isoform X2, which produces MKNKQELCLLPVLVVACLVSIMGGSPLSSPILIGPDKAYLNSKVVFQCRSPGSPPPITYELLKDGNHLVATSNDLQDDQSATFSLKISVTSEGSYHCRVTAGGNTGLSGTVLLQVVIPVSGTMVTSDPNPPILYEGSRLVLSCDVTRGSHLSYTWFYNRQEVTSSPTSPLTPLLLWPVGNTLVVERVTAKHAGNYSCMAGTRIKANSRFSSSGEVTVRVKAYLSVPQISFTISKEGSSYRGNVTCRSSRGTPPVTFYFFLDDKEMGSDVAMESLVAWFPVAIVPGRDMGMVQCRVESDAQRLTSKPLTLEVVPVGGSPKVDVEYLYRADSKMAAARLQCLLSLGTFPFFSWSLNGSILLHPSEGVSSHPSHALADEGRTLLLTEITLEDTGYYRCRARNSYDVTSAWVESEPVLVQVTDVSMTTIEVIAIVFCCFLMLTLAGGVACVMRMLDRQRVKDDSANISASSQIHFH; this is translated from the exons ATGAAGAACAAACAAGAATTATGTTTATTGCCTGTTttag TTGTGGCCTGTCTGGTGTCCATAATGG GTGGTTCACCTCTCTCTAGCCCTATTCTGATTGGTCCAGACAAGGCCTACCTGAACTCCAAGGTAGTGTTCCAATGTAGGTCACCTGGGTCTCCTCCACCAATCACATACGAGCTCCTGAAGGACGGCAACCACCTGGTCGCCACGAGCAACGACCTCCAAGACGACCAATCGGCCACGTTCTCCCTGAAGATCTCTGTGACGTCAGAAGGATCGTACCACTGCAGGGTGACGGCAGGGGGAAACACGGGCCTCAGTGGAACGGTCCTCCTGCAAGTAGTGA TCCCCGTCTCAGGCACCATGGTGACCTCTGACCCTAATCCCCCCATTCTCTATGAGGGGTCACGGCTCGTCCTCAGCTGTGATGTCACCAGGGGCTCCCACCTCTCCTACACCTGGttctacaacagacaggaagtgacatcatctCCAACCTCACCTTTGACCCCGCTTCTGCTCTGGCCGGTGGGTAACACGCTGGTGGTGGAGAGGGTCACAGCAAAGCATGCTGGGAATTATTCGTGCATGGCCGGGACCAGGATAAAGGCCAACAGCAGGTTCTCCAGCAGCGGAGAGGTCACAGTCAGGGTCAAAG cctaCCTCTCCGTACCCCAAATATCCTTCACCATCTCCAAAGAGGGTTCGAGTTACCGCGGCAATGTGACCTGCAGGTCATCAAGGGGAACCCCTCCCGTGACCTTCTACTTCTTCCTTGATGACAAGGAGATGGGTTCCGACGTGGCAATGGAGTCGCTGGTTGCCTGGTTCCCCGTTGCCATCGTTCCCGGGCGTGACATGGGCATGGTGCAGTGTAGAGTGGAGAGTGATGCACAGAGACTGACCAGCAAACCTCTGACTCTGGAAGTGG tcccAGTAGGAGGCTCACCGAAGGTGGATGTGGAGTACCTCTACAGGGCTGATTCCAAGATGGCCGCTGCTCGTCTCCAATGCCTCCTGAGCCTCGGGACCTTCCCCTTCTTCTCCTGGTCCCTCAACGGCTCCATCCTCCTTCACCCCTCCGAGGGagtctcctctcacccctctcacgCCCTGGCAGACGAAGGGCGCACCCTCCTCCTCACCGAGATCACCCTAGAGGACACTGGGTATTATCGGTGCAGGGCGAGGAACAGTTATGACGTAACGTCCGCCTGGGTGGAAAGCGAACCTGTTCTTGTGCAGGTCACAG ATGTTTCCATGACAACCATAGAGGTCATCGCCATAGTGTTTTGCTGTTTCCTCATGCTGACCCTGGCCGGGGGCGTGGCCTGTGTGATGAGGATGCTCGACCGCcaacgag TGAAAGACGATTCAGCGAACATTTCTGCATCATCCCAGATCCACTTCCACTGA